The Methylomagnum ishizawai genome has a window encoding:
- a CDS encoding phage tail tube protein encodes MADKIFMKNALLLGKAESSYGVDPTPTGSANAYLAEDMTLSPMEGETVDLSYYKGFFGSDISLQTTHYMTLEFTLPWIPGTNTPGTASHFDPLFKACGLAATAMASAVTGTPQGSNTDAITLASNASSTNNIYRGVIIDISPTGEKAVLLDYNGTTKRAGTMTKTGVWDVNPTNQDDYSICQNMAYDPVSKDQGSIAFYYYLDGILHKMFGARGDFELTAEANNMQRIKFTFTGLYGGIADASMPTPSYSAFNTPVPLNSTNTMGGIHGCNMSGNDTGVQLKKFTFGLGNTVKHRQLVGSEAVVISDRMAKGSVSLEMTPMALLDWFDRIQESTTGIIFLQNGTEAGYRTNIILPKAQLMKPKYSNDDNVAMLDMDFKAIWTSGNDEVRLLEM; translated from the coding sequence ATGGCCGATAAGATTTTCATGAAAAACGCCCTCTTGCTTGGCAAGGCGGAAAGTTCCTACGGCGTGGACCCCACGCCCACCGGGTCGGCGAATGCCTATCTGGCGGAGGATATGACCCTTAGCCCCATGGAAGGGGAAACGGTGGATTTGAGCTACTACAAGGGTTTTTTCGGTAGCGATATTTCCCTGCAAACCACGCATTACATGACGTTGGAATTCACCCTCCCGTGGATTCCGGGCACCAACACGCCGGGCACGGCCTCGCACTTCGATCCGCTTTTCAAGGCGTGCGGGCTGGCGGCTACCGCGATGGCTTCCGCCGTGACGGGTACGCCGCAAGGCAGCAACACGGATGCCATTACGTTAGCATCGAACGCATCCTCTACGAATAATATCTATCGTGGGGTTATTATCGACATTAGCCCAACCGGTGAAAAAGCGGTATTACTTGATTATAACGGGACGACCAAGCGGGCCGGGACTATGACGAAAACCGGGGTATGGGATGTAAACCCCACCAACCAGGATGATTATAGTATTTGCCAGAACATGGCCTATGATCCGGTCAGCAAGGACCAAGGATCGATAGCATTTTATTATTATCTCGACGGGATATTGCATAAAATGTTCGGGGCGCGGGGGGATTTTGAATTGACCGCCGAAGCCAACAACATGCAGCGCATCAAATTCACCTTCACCGGCCTTTATGGCGGCATCGCCGATGCGTCCATGCCCACCCCCTCGTATTCCGCCTTCAATACGCCGGTCCCGCTCAATAGCACCAATACGATGGGCGGAATCCACGGCTGCAATATGTCCGGCAACGATACCGGCGTCCAGCTGAAAAAATTCACCTTCGGCCTGGGCAATACGGTGAAACATCGCCAATTGGTCGGCAGCGAAGCGGTGGTTATCTCCGACCGCATGGCGAAAGGCAGCGTGTCCCTGGAAATGACGCCGATGGCCTTGCTGGATTGGTTCGACAGGATCCAGGAATCCACCACCGGGATTATTTTCCTCCAGAACGGCACCGAAGCGGGATACCGGACCAATATCATCCTGCCCAAAGCGCAATTGATGAAACCCAAATACAGCAATGACGATAATGTCGCGATGCTGGATATGGATTTCAAAGCTATTTGGACCAGCGGCAACGACGAAGTGCGTTTGTTGGAAATGTAA
- a CDS encoding phage tail terminator protein → MASVLDDLVTAIQGRGHFATVGKRADHAAALTGQGKNEEPLPAAYVIFPRQIPGENRMNNAVSQITTLTFDIVVGVSNLADNTNSGLAAVDDLDEALWEIRKALLGKVFGTTDPKLQARSNGQMEFTEGYPFGYDASQFWYVVQYSMQTLYQEV, encoded by the coding sequence ATGGCTAGCGTGCTGGACGATCTGGTAACGGCCATCCAAGGTCGCGGCCATTTCGCCACCGTGGGCAAGCGGGCGGACCACGCGGCGGCATTGACCGGCCAGGGCAAAAACGAGGAACCCTTACCCGCCGCCTATGTGATTTTCCCCCGCCAAATTCCCGGCGAGAACCGCATGAATAATGCGGTATCGCAAATAACTACCTTGACCTTTGATATTGTCGTCGGGGTTTCCAATCTGGCGGATAACACCAATAGCGGTTTGGCCGCCGTGGATGACCTGGATGAAGCGTTATGGGAAATCCGCAAAGCCTTATTGGGAAAGGTATTTGGTACGACCGACCCCAAGCTACAAGCCAGGAGCAATGGGCAAATGGAATTTACCGAAGGTTATCCTTTTGGATATGACGCCAGTCAATTCTGGTACGTGGTGCAATATTCGATGCAAACCCTATATCAAGAGGTATGA
- a CDS encoding phage tail protein codes for MKISIKAEGLERFGDFIGMTASKFDTAAARAINRTIDGTLTLARRTIAAQTHIKPSRIKRRLVIRKAARDSLNGAIWVGVLPFPAAWIEPIRPKGMNPRQQRKMAGATAGGGKFNFPGAFVARMPNGKLGIFQRQSPARSSFIEKTLTADQLGIANLEQPLSDYAEDRLERELSHELGRLLGVSNG; via the coding sequence ATGAAAATCTCGATAAAAGCGGAAGGCTTGGAGCGCTTTGGGGATTTCATCGGCATGACCGCATCGAAATTCGATACCGCCGCCGCCCGCGCCATCAACCGCACGATTGACGGCACGCTAACCCTGGCCCGCCGCACCATCGCCGCGCAAACCCACATCAAACCCAGCCGGATCAAGCGCCGCTTGGTTATCCGCAAAGCGGCCCGCGACAGCCTTAACGGTGCGATATGGGTAGGCGTGCTGCCCTTTCCCGCCGCCTGGATCGAACCCATCCGCCCCAAGGGCATGAACCCCCGCCAGCAACGCAAAATGGCCGGGGCGACGGCGGGCGGCGGCAAATTCAATTTCCCCGGCGCGTTCGTGGCGCGGATGCCCAACGGGAAGCTGGGGATTTTCCAGCGCCAAAGCCCGGCGCGATCCTCGTTTATCGAAAAAACATTGACGGCGGATCAACTCGGTATAGCCAACCTAGAACAGCCCCTATCCGACTATGCGGAAGACCGCCTGGAACGCGAACTCAGCCACGAGCTGGGCCGCTTGCTAGGGGTATCCAATGGCTAG
- a CDS encoding DUF2190 family protein produces MGTLYIQQGAVADWDNSTGAAVSSDAVVRLGLYGMGIAGTDIANADTGSVQLEGVFRLAKNSDAFTQGGKVWWDGTQCRATPAKNAYFIGFAFRAAATDATTLDVRLDDFCCEGPRLLTLAATGAETLNVGDFAGGSLTLLVPNTAAKTVNLPAVATIPIGARLRVRKTDATAAAITLDPNGSEQINGGSTFASLDANNDYAEFANSGTAWVLVDSAIA; encoded by the coding sequence ATGGGCACTCTTTACATTCAACAAGGCGCTGTGGCCGATTGGGACAATTCGACCGGCGCGGCGGTATCCAGTGACGCCGTGGTCCGTCTTGGCCTATACGGCATGGGCATCGCCGGGACCGACATTGCCAATGCCGACACCGGCTCCGTCCAGCTGGAAGGCGTGTTCCGGCTCGCCAAGAACAGCGACGCCTTCACCCAAGGGGGCAAGGTGTGGTGGGACGGCACGCAATGCCGCGCCACGCCCGCGAAAAACGCCTATTTCATCGGCTTCGCCTTCCGGGCGGCGGCGACCGACGCGACCACGCTGGACGTGCGCCTCGACGATTTCTGTTGCGAAGGACCGCGCCTCTTGACCCTGGCCGCGACCGGCGCGGAAACCCTGAATGTCGGCGACTTCGCGGGCGGCTCCCTCACGCTCTTGGTCCCCAACACGGCGGCCAAAACCGTCAACCTGCCCGCCGTCGCCACCATTCCCATCGGGGCGCGGCTGCGGGTACGGAAAACCGATGCCACCGCCGCCGCCATCACCTTGGACCCCAACGGCTCCGAGCAAATCAACGGCGGCAGCACCTTTGCCAGTCTGGACGCGAACAACGACTATGCCGAGTTCGCCAATTCCGGCACGGCCTGGGTATTGGTCGATAGCGCCATTGCCTAA
- a CDS encoding ClpP-like prohead protease/major capsid protein fusion protein, producing MTKPLEVLASGEWWKVKAAADPNTIEIMIYGDIGEDWWNPENSITAKDLVAQTEQFKDRRIKCRINSVGGSVVDGLAIYNAFKRHPGGCDTAVEGVAMSVASLIAMAGETVSVAQNAIMMIHAPWAYVSGNATELRNQADNLDIWAEAMATCYQAKSGQPKETIMGILTDGTDHYYTADKCKTMGFCDEITDPLPVAAALASGFNARFQRPKGRAHPTQGNPMAQENPQTNPPPGPALDPKAIEAQALAKDKARRQGIRDVFARFTGHEGVPALMDACMDDHTVDVPTASAKLLDALGKGAAPANPPGYTPRIETGETDDQKFAKAVGQAVMARCGADKPDPQNELRGYRLIELARASLERKGTKTGHMDPMTLARAALRGVRGQGVSTSDLSVLLENTMHKMVLTGFGQEITTWEIFCKKGTVSDFRQWKRLIPGLIGNLDDVLESGEYRYKSIPDATAESVQAKRKGNIIQLTPETIINDDTGYISDITNLLGRAAKRTVENKVYTLLESNPTLSDGKAVFHADHGNLAASGSAPSMASFEAGRVAMATQTLSNGPDAKITIRPAFWVGSAANSGTARAVNRAEKDPDVAAGNKPNIAMGTFRDIVDTGLLTAGPWYMFADPLVAPAIEVVFLDGMTEPTVVMEEDFDTGGVKYRVEYHHGVAFISAQGAYKNPGP from the coding sequence ATGACTAAACCCCTGGAAGTATTGGCGAGCGGCGAATGGTGGAAAGTCAAAGCCGCCGCCGACCCCAATACCATAGAAATCATGATCTATGGCGACATCGGCGAAGATTGGTGGAACCCGGAAAATAGTATCACCGCCAAGGATTTGGTGGCCCAAACCGAGCAATTCAAAGACCGGCGTATTAAATGCCGGATCAACAGCGTGGGCGGGTCGGTGGTCGATGGCTTGGCGATCTACAACGCCTTCAAACGCCATCCGGGCGGCTGCGATACGGCGGTTGAAGGCGTCGCCATGTCGGTGGCGTCCCTCATCGCCATGGCCGGGGAAACCGTTTCGGTGGCGCAAAACGCCATCATGATGATCCATGCCCCATGGGCTTATGTGTCGGGGAATGCCACCGAATTGCGGAACCAAGCCGACAATTTGGATATATGGGCGGAAGCCATGGCGACCTGTTACCAAGCCAAATCCGGCCAGCCCAAAGAAACCATTATGGGGATACTGACCGATGGTACGGACCATTACTACACCGCCGACAAATGCAAAACCATGGGGTTTTGCGACGAAATCACCGATCCCCTCCCGGTAGCCGCCGCCCTGGCGAGCGGATTCAATGCCCGATTCCAGCGGCCCAAAGGCCGCGCCCACCCAACCCAAGGTAATCCTATGGCCCAAGAAAATCCCCAAACCAATCCCCCGCCCGGCCCGGCCCTCGATCCCAAGGCCATCGAAGCGCAAGCCCTGGCCAAGGACAAAGCCCGCCGCCAGGGCATCCGCGACGTGTTCGCCCGTTTCACCGGACACGAAGGCGTCCCGGCGCTCATGGATGCCTGCATGGACGATCACACGGTGGACGTGCCCACCGCGTCCGCCAAGCTCTTGGACGCGCTGGGCAAGGGCGCGGCCCCGGCCAATCCCCCCGGCTACACCCCCCGCATCGAAACCGGCGAAACCGACGACCAAAAATTCGCGAAGGCGGTAGGACAAGCCGTGATGGCCCGCTGTGGCGCGGACAAACCCGACCCGCAAAACGAACTCCGCGGTTATCGCCTGATCGAACTGGCCCGCGCCTCCCTCGAACGGAAGGGCACCAAGACCGGCCACATGGACCCGATGACCCTGGCCCGCGCCGCCCTGCGCGGGGTCCGGGGGCAGGGCGTGAGTACCTCCGATCTGTCGGTACTCCTCGAAAATACCATGCACAAAATGGTATTGACCGGGTTCGGCCAGGAAATCACTACCTGGGAAATATTCTGCAAGAAAGGCACGGTATCCGATTTCCGCCAATGGAAACGCCTGATTCCCGGCCTCATCGGCAACCTCGACGATGTGCTTGAAAGCGGCGAATACCGTTACAAATCCATCCCGGATGCCACCGCCGAAAGCGTCCAAGCCAAGCGCAAGGGGAATATCATCCAATTAACCCCGGAAACCATCATCAACGATGATACCGGTTATATCAGCGACATCACCAACCTCTTGGGCCGCGCCGCCAAGCGCACGGTGGAAAACAAGGTCTATACCCTGTTGGAATCCAATCCCACCCTGAGTGACGGCAAGGCGGTATTCCACGCCGACCATGGCAACCTAGCCGCATCCGGTTCCGCGCCGTCCATGGCCTCATTCGAGGCCGGGCGCGTGGCGATGGCAACCCAAACCCTCAGCAATGGCCCCGACGCCAAAATCACCATCCGCCCGGCGTTTTGGGTGGGTTCCGCCGCCAATTCCGGCACCGCCCGCGCCGTCAACCGGGCCGAGAAAGACCCCGATGTAGCGGCGGGCAACAAACCCAATATCGCCATGGGCACATTCCGGGACATCGTGGATACCGGCCTGCTCACGGCTGGCCCCTGGTATATGTTCGCCGACCCGCTGGTAGCCCCGGCCATCGAGGTGGTTTTCCTGGATGGCATGACCGAACCCACGGTGGTGATGGAAGAGGATTTCGATACCGGCGGCGTGAAATACCGGGTCGAATACCACCACGGTGTGGCCTTTATCAGCGCCCAGGGCGCTTATAAAAACCCCGGCCCCTAA
- a CDS encoding phage portal protein, with protein sequence MTDQPAPDQRPGLLDHVGAWIDSAALALSPKWAASREHYRRVHAAYEAAKPSTLRKGRREAASGDGATLRAGRSLREQARHLEQNHDLARGALAVLVANIAGGHGIGIEPQPCNKDGTINLEVADQLRKLHRDWERKKPEVTGTFRWAGAQRLAARSWVRDGEFLYQDLIGNIQGLNHRSKVPYSIELIESDLLPFELNASGDPWITMGVERNAWGERVAYHLYKQHPGDWLAVNLWSIAPGSTGIRRVSADRMHLVGLFDRIRQCRGVSIFASVLTRLDDLKDYEESERIAAKVAASMAAYIKKGRPEEYASHKGEDSPHRALKFRPGMIFDDLLPGEEIGTIDTSRPNTNLAEHRNGQLRAVASGVNTSFSSLSKAYLGSYSSQRQELVETWNNYLVLQEEFTAQFVAPVYETFVAAALAAGLLRLPSTIDLDTLDDALYIGPQMPWIDPGKESQAWERLERNGHASGPEIIRRRGESPDDVLRQEHTWRQRWKQMAMVNAADPANNAAPIPHDNTPVNNND encoded by the coding sequence ATGACTGACCAACCCGCCCCGGACCAGCGCCCCGGCCTGTTGGATCATGTCGGCGCGTGGATCGACAGCGCCGCACTCGCCCTCTCGCCCAAGTGGGCCGCGAGCCGCGAACATTACCGGCGCGTCCATGCCGCCTACGAAGCCGCCAAGCCCAGCACACTCCGCAAGGGTCGGCGCGAAGCCGCCAGCGGCGACGGCGCGACCCTGCGGGCGGGCCGGTCCCTCCGTGAACAGGCCCGCCACCTCGAACAAAACCACGACCTGGCCCGTGGTGCTCTGGCCGTCCTGGTCGCCAACATCGCGGGCGGGCACGGCATCGGCATCGAGCCGCAACCCTGCAACAAAGACGGCACCATCAACCTGGAAGTCGCGGACCAACTCCGCAAACTCCACCGCGATTGGGAGCGAAAGAAGCCGGAAGTGACGGGTACCTTCCGGTGGGCCGGTGCCCAGCGCCTAGCGGCCCGTTCCTGGGTCCGCGATGGCGAATTCCTCTATCAAGATTTGATCGGGAATATCCAGGGATTAAACCACCGTTCCAAAGTCCCATACTCGATAGAGTTAATAGAATCCGACCTATTGCCCTTTGAACTCAATGCCTCCGGCGACCCCTGGATCACCATGGGCGTGGAACGCAACGCCTGGGGCGAACGGGTAGCCTACCACCTCTATAAGCAACATCCGGGGGATTGGCTGGCCGTCAACCTATGGAGTATCGCGCCCGGCTCCACCGGGATTCGGCGGGTATCGGCGGATCGTATGCACTTGGTGGGGCTATTCGACCGCATCCGCCAATGTCGTGGGGTATCCATATTCGCCAGCGTCCTGACCCGCCTGGACGACCTCAAAGACTACGAAGAATCCGAACGTATCGCGGCTAAAGTCGCCGCGAGTATGGCGGCGTATATCAAGAAAGGCCGTCCCGAAGAATACGCCAGCCACAAAGGCGAAGATTCCCCGCATCGGGCGCTCAAATTCCGCCCCGGCATGATCTTCGACGATCTTTTGCCCGGCGAAGAAATCGGCACTATCGATACCTCCCGCCCAAACACCAATCTTGCGGAGCATAGGAATGGTCAATTACGTGCTGTCGCTTCCGGCGTTAATACCTCTTTTTCTAGCCTATCCAAGGCTTACCTTGGGAGTTATTCCAGCCAACGGCAAGAATTGGTCGAAACCTGGAATAACTATCTGGTACTGCAAGAGGAATTCACCGCCCAATTCGTGGCCCCGGTCTACGAAACCTTCGTGGCGGCGGCTCTGGCGGCGGGCTTGCTTCGACTCCCATCGACCATCGACCTCGACACCTTGGACGATGCCCTCTACATCGGTCCCCAAATGCCGTGGATCGATCCGGGCAAGGAATCCCAGGCGTGGGAACGATTGGAGCGCAACGGCCATGCCAGCGGCCCCGAGATTATCCGCCGCCGTGGCGAAAGCCCGGATGACGTGCTGCGCCAGGAACACACGTGGCGGCAACGCTGGAAACAGATGGCAATGGTCAATGCCGCCGACCCGGCCAATAATGCCGCCCCGATTCCCCACGACAATACCCCGGTAAATAACAATGACTAA
- a CDS encoding Pepco domain-containing protein: MDQKISLPVLIDITIDNQKGPKVVGGPASFDTVRSAINKVIEKIDVDKVTLHQCLDAASVLASQIKSKISENHDITPDELSMKFAISSTGKVGFLGTGMDIKGAVTFEIKFKVKN; the protein is encoded by the coding sequence ATGGATCAAAAGATTAGTTTGCCTGTACTTATAGACATAACCATTGATAATCAGAAAGGCCCTAAAGTAGTAGGAGGACCCGCCTCTTTCGATACAGTCCGAAGTGCCATAAATAAGGTGATAGAAAAAATTGATGTAGACAAAGTTACCTTACATCAATGCTTAGATGCTGCCAGCGTATTGGCAAGCCAGATAAAAAGCAAAATCTCAGAAAATCACGATATCACTCCTGATGAGCTTTCAATGAAATTTGCAATTTCTTCAACTGGTAAGGTCGGCTTCCTTGGAACTGGCATGGACATTAAAGGAGCCGTTACATTTGAGATTAAATTTAAAGTGAAAAATTAA
- a CDS encoding S8/S53 family peptidase has product MTWHNSRLIVGFNSHFNIHDLHGYNSPIQKASTQFDGMEGFLKVIKNFRTMNAVVVEVVPEKLHKFADDVTKLDSVEYCDYDYLTKINSFDAHIRLDQRQFLTGATDVFSLHNLDYDPHAGIGIKIALIDTGIDPHPYLPSISFSEALGNSLGWHETVRVNSTADFLAQVAAIEQHFNQHKKLCDAVSVLIKQEKEDRWNLWEDEILKWLSGQKRTSRPELPIHTAIYGAMRVISPESKNILDDSLNLTDTVGHGSMMAGLLTARPPAEYIISDFRKLSFIGGLEDSDANACDRYFQSLLDLEIDVRGIAPLAELVVLKCYNKPRSGEIDQSNDLVAVIEALEYCEQIELDLILCSICFSKVEDHRKVVSLSNIVNQLTNQGKLIICPAGNGKNGGACGLDLPASLDDVICISSVNFDKVNRNIMSLSSFSNYADMDANESVGFCAFGGDEDNTVISLSNSFGFSTACGTSVSSAIATAILARKMSSYYLEAVKNNYNIYVPFKGPVNHKHVPHLVYPQYSDNQYHSKKVGHVLKSAQNSANKRFFNCYMVPDQKYGYGLINP; this is encoded by the coding sequence ATGACCTGGCATAACTCTCGACTTATCGTAGGTTTTAATAGTCATTTTAATATTCATGACCTTCATGGTTATAATTCACCAATACAAAAAGCGTCAACGCAGTTTGATGGCATGGAGGGTTTTCTTAAAGTTATTAAGAACTTTAGAACTATGAATGCCGTAGTCGTAGAGGTGGTGCCAGAAAAATTACATAAGTTTGCTGACGACGTCACTAAGCTCGACTCAGTGGAATACTGTGATTATGATTATCTTACAAAGATAAATTCATTTGATGCCCATATTCGTTTGGATCAGCGCCAATTTCTTACTGGTGCCACAGATGTCTTCTCGCTTCATAACCTGGATTATGATCCACACGCAGGAATTGGTATAAAAATTGCTTTAATTGATACTGGGATTGATCCGCACCCCTACCTACCTTCCATCTCATTCTCAGAAGCTTTAGGTAACTCATTAGGTTGGCACGAGACGGTACGTGTAAATAGTACCGCCGATTTTTTAGCACAAGTCGCTGCAATTGAACAGCACTTCAATCAACATAAGAAACTCTGTGATGCAGTAAGCGTCCTTATTAAGCAAGAGAAGGAAGACAGATGGAATCTTTGGGAAGATGAAATATTAAAATGGCTTAGTGGGCAGAAACGGACATCAAGGCCCGAGTTACCAATACATACCGCCATCTATGGTGCAATGAGAGTCATCAGCCCTGAAAGCAAAAATATACTTGATGATTCGTTGAACTTAACAGACACGGTTGGACATGGATCAATGATGGCAGGGTTATTAACTGCAAGACCGCCAGCGGAGTATATAATTTCTGATTTCAGGAAGCTATCGTTTATTGGTGGGTTAGAAGACTCGGATGCCAATGCTTGCGACCGATATTTTCAGAGCTTATTAGATTTAGAAATTGACGTAAGAGGGATCGCCCCTTTAGCTGAGCTTGTTGTGCTCAAATGTTATAACAAACCACGATCAGGAGAAATAGATCAATCTAATGATTTAGTCGCAGTTATTGAAGCATTGGAATATTGTGAGCAAATAGAACTGGACTTAATACTATGTTCGATATGCTTTTCTAAAGTGGAAGACCATCGCAAGGTTGTTTCACTATCCAATATAGTTAATCAGCTAACAAACCAAGGAAAACTAATTATATGTCCAGCAGGAAATGGTAAAAATGGAGGGGCTTGTGGCTTAGATTTACCGGCATCTTTGGACGATGTTATATGTATTTCAAGCGTCAATTTCGACAAGGTTAATCGCAACATCATGTCGCTATCTAGCTTTTCGAATTATGCGGATATGGATGCTAATGAAAGCGTAGGGTTCTGTGCATTTGGAGGAGATGAGGATAATACGGTTATATCCTTATCTAATAGTTTTGGCTTTTCCACAGCTTGTGGAACTTCGGTATCATCAGCCATTGCCACAGCAATTTTAGCAAGAAAAATGTCATCTTATTATTTAGAGGCTGTTAAAAACAACTATAATATTTATGTTCCTTTTAAAGGGCCTGTAAATCACAAACATGTTCCACATCTCGTTTATCCGCAATATTCAGACAATCAATATCATAGCAAAAAGGTTGGACATGTTCTAAAGTCTGCGCAGAATTCTGCCAATAAAAGGTTTTTTAATTGTTATATGGTGCCAGATCAAAAATATGGATATGGCCTAATAAATCCTTAA
- a CDS encoding carboxymuconolactone decarboxylase family protein, with product MSERVNLGKAAPELYQAVINLDKLTSQATLSAGIDDGFSHLLRLRASQLNHCAFCIRLHTRDALSSGESSDRISVLPAWRETRYFTEKERAALSLVEAVTLIADGQVPESVYEQAAATLSKEEISAIEWLSIVINAWNRIAISSRYPVEA from the coding sequence ATGTCAGAAAGAGTTAACCTTGGAAAGGCCGCGCCGGAGCTATATCAAGCAGTTATCAACCTTGATAAGCTGACCTCACAAGCTACTTTGTCTGCTGGGATAGACGACGGATTCTCACACCTCTTACGGCTTCGCGCATCACAGCTTAACCATTGCGCTTTTTGTATCCGGCTACATACCCGTGATGCGTTGAGCAGCGGCGAATCCAGTGACCGTATCAGTGTTCTGCCCGCATGGCGGGAAACTAGGTACTTTACGGAGAAGGAACGGGCTGCGCTGTCATTGGTAGAGGCAGTTACGCTGATCGCTGACGGGCAAGTACCAGAGTCCGTCTATGAGCAAGCAGCGGCCACACTTTCCAAGGAAGAAATTTCGGCTATTGAATGGCTTTCTATAGTCATCAATGCTTGGAACCGAATTGCCATCTC